In Deltaproteobacteria bacterium, a single genomic region encodes these proteins:
- a CDS encoding glutamine synthetase, which translates to MHGVHDRKTLESWLDHAGIKRHKIGVFDIDGVLRGKYVDRAKFLSVVDGGFGFCDVVLGWDSADALYDNVKVSGWHTGYRDAPAVLDLSTLRVLACEEDTALVIGNFAGDYAGVCPRTLLQRVVARANAMGLVPKAALEYEFFLFDETPDSVREKGYRNLKPFTPGMFGYSVLRSTVHADIYHELLDTMSAMDCDIEALHTETGPGVLEAAIGVDEAVRAADKGAIFKTFTKVLAQQRGLMATFMAKWSSEVPGQSGHIHISLCDATSGENRFHDADAEHGMSEVMRQFVAGQVKYLPEVLPMVCATINAYRRMVPGVWAPTSANWGVENRTTAVRVIPGGPKAQRSEYRLGPADANPYLALAAALASGLRGIEERLELPEIVRGNAYDAHGPHSLPLPTTLRDAAVAFERSTAAREMFGDAFVEHFAATRLWEDRQFRKHVADWDLARYFEII; encoded by the coding sequence ATGCACGGCGTCCACGATCGCAAGACCCTCGAGAGCTGGCTCGACCACGCCGGCATCAAGCGCCACAAGATCGGCGTGTTCGACATCGACGGGGTGCTGCGCGGCAAGTATGTCGACCGCGCGAAGTTCCTGTCGGTGGTCGACGGCGGCTTCGGCTTCTGCGACGTCGTGCTGGGCTGGGACAGCGCCGACGCGCTCTACGACAACGTCAAGGTCTCCGGCTGGCACACCGGCTATCGCGACGCGCCGGCGGTGCTCGATCTCTCGACGCTGCGCGTGCTCGCGTGCGAGGAAGACACCGCGCTGGTGATCGGCAACTTCGCGGGGGACTACGCCGGGGTCTGCCCCCGCACGCTGCTGCAGCGCGTGGTCGCCCGCGCGAACGCCATGGGCTTGGTGCCCAAGGCCGCGCTCGAGTACGAGTTCTTCCTGTTCGACGAGACGCCCGACTCGGTGCGCGAGAAGGGCTATCGCAACCTCAAGCCGTTCACGCCGGGCATGTTCGGCTACTCGGTGCTGCGCTCGACGGTTCACGCGGACATCTATCACGAGCTGCTCGACACCATGTCCGCGATGGACTGCGACATCGAGGCTCTCCACACCGAGACCGGCCCCGGCGTGCTCGAGGCCGCGATCGGCGTCGACGAGGCCGTGCGCGCGGCCGACAAGGGCGCCATCTTCAAGACCTTCACCAAGGTGCTCGCCCAGCAACGCGGGCTCATGGCCACGTTCATGGCCAAGTGGAGCTCCGAGGTGCCGGGCCAGAGCGGCCACATCCACATCTCGCTATGCGACGCGACCAGCGGCGAGAACCGCTTCCACGACGCCGACGCCGAGCATGGCATGAGCGAGGTCATGCGGCAGTTCGTGGCCGGGCAGGTCAAGTACCTGCCCGAGGTGCTACCGATGGTGTGCGCAACGATCAATGCCTACCGCCGCATGGTGCCCGGCGTGTGGGCGCCGACCTCGGCCAACTGGGGCGTCGAGAACCGCACCACCGCGGTGCGCGTCATCCCGGGCGGGCCCAAGGCCCAGCGCAGCGAGTACCGCCTCGGGCCCGCCGACGCGAACCCGTACCTCGCGCTCGCGGCGGCGCTCGCCAGCGGTCTCCGCGGCATCGAGGAACGCCTCGAGCTGCCCGAGATCGTGCGCGGCAACGCCTACGACGCCCACGGTCCGCATAGCCTGCCGCTGCCGACCACACTGCGCGATGCCGCGGTGGCGTTCGAGCGCAGCACCGCGGCGCGCGAGATGTTCGGCGACGCGTTCGTCGAGCACTTCGCCGCCACGCGGCTGTGGGAGGACCGTCAGTTCCGCAAGCACGTCGCGGACTGGGACCTCGCGCGCTAC